The window AAATGAAATATGCAGGGAAACCGAGTTTAAAATTATGCACAGAGCTTACAAAGTTTTTAAGCCTGAATCAGCAAGTACATCACCTAGGCCTGGAATATCCTGTACCAAATGTGCCATAACCTCTGTCTCACCTATTTCATCATCTTTAAtcacattttttggggaaaatgttcctaaatattaaaaatgtgaaattaataaatacaatataaaaaacgTTTTTAATATTAGAACTCAAATGCGTTattattctaaacatttttttatcaaaaccCCCTTTTAGACAGacttaaaaaaattgaaagaggCAGAAGGGTGGTAGTGGACAGTAGAAATTGGCTCCCGAGGCTTGGTTTAGGGATCCACACTATATGACCAAAATAGCCGATTATATCTGACCAAATGAGAGAGTAGTAAAAAGATGACTTTACATGGAGATGCTTCTAAGTTGCTTGTACAAAGCTCTTCTAAATGATGGCAGGGAAGTCTGCTACCCACAGTGGACAAGAAGGCAATAGCGGCTGCACCACTAGCTAGGTAGGTGTTGCAAACATTCTTTAGGTAGCAGGCAGACCTAGCCACAGGAAGCAGGCACAATCATGACTGGTCTATGATAGCTAACACGTATGTTGGCTCCAGTTTTCATATTAACAACCCTAGAAGTGAAGAAGGATCCTACATACTCCTAAACCTTGAAAATGGACCAAATTTCAAAGCTTTTGCGTCCCATCAGAAAGGGTCTTTAGCACAGCCTGGGGAGCAGTGACCATAAGACACAGCCATAGGCAATAGTGACCTAATTGAACCCGGCTTAGACATGCTTGAGCTTTAAGGTTTGTTTATGACATTGATACCACCGCCGGGCTGATTGAATACCTATATATACCAAAAGACATGAGTATGCTATTAGTTAAGACTGTTATTTGTGCTTTGCAATGCTGTGCCATAAATAGAAGGGTACCACATGATAACTTTACTCCAAGAACCAAATTGGCTAAAGCTTTAATTTTACCATAagagatctttcctctgcttttgacactgttgatcacccccttctaataaagatcatgcgctccattggtatcagtgacactgctctctcttggtttgcttgcTATCTGTCTCATGactcctttcaaatttctttcaatggtaattcctcctcgcccactctcctccctgttggtgttccccaagggtcagtccttggaccggttctcttttctctgtacacctcctctctcggtagtctcatatcctcctttggcttacagtaccatctgtatgctgatgacactcaaatctatctgtccacccctgacctgtctctcttagtcctggataaagtctcatgctgcctgtcagccatctcatcatggatgtctgactgatttttgaaactcaacctggataacacagaactcatcatcatctccCCCTCAAAattcaaatctccccctgacataaatctaattgttaacaacactgttattcgtccctcccctcaacccgactctctcctccacaatttattatgaatgctgcagccggactcatccatccttcccaccactcctcttccactGCGGTTTTGGGGGAGCAGACTAATGCAGGGCTAATAATAATTGCTAAACAGTCATTAGTTACAGCCCATGTTACAAAATCCTTTTAATCTGACTGatgttgccaaatgtttttgggGTTATGCTGATGTTTTGtactacaaaagtaaaaaaaaaatatgttgctatATACAGTAAAGCAAAATGTATCTCTTAGACAATGTTTTGGGCTTCCCCACACAAAGTGTTTGGTTTCATTATCTTCTGAAACCCTGTTCAGCCAACTTGTCCATGAAACAGATTCATATTCAATAGTTTTAGCTGTTCCctactctttccaaaactaaacaaaaaggtCTTGGCTTCTATTCTCCTATTTatcctatttaaatattgtattttgtttggtATTCACGATGCAGTCACTTGAATCTCTGCAATCAAAGTATGAGGACTCAAGTCACAATGTAATAATATTGGTTGTCATTTTAATGAAGTTGCATAAATATTGAAAAgttgcatttattacaaacattagaaagccaggattgctgtAGTGGGGACCTCAATATTACAATATGGAGCCCAGCTCCTATAAGCTCTACCATGTACATGGTTGTCATTCAGGGGATTTCTTTGACAATTACTTTTGCAATAAACCGGAAATGCCCTTTGGTCATGAGAGCTTGAGGTATCCTATGGAAAAGTTTCATGGTGCATTTTCCACAGGTAAGTAACGCTCCTTTTGAATTTATAAATTCTTCTATTAAACACATCTAGAAAGTAGAGGAAAAATGTGTAATGAAAAATATGGTATGAACTTCCAATTTGCAGAATAGTCATGTAGGAGTAAGaactaaaacagtaaaaacagatGGAGATACAACAGAGCTGCTGCTGATCCATGTTTTAGGAAAACCTAGACATATTTAAACTTGTTATTAGAATAGAGAAATATGCATTAGGAGTCTTAACATTAGCAAGACATTATAAAATAAGACCAATCAACCCAACTATAGGGGAAGTCTGACTGTAGTCAAAATATGGAGTGTAAAAttcagcaaaaatgaaaaaaatatatttttaatgggcacagtaggtgtgaAGATCCAAGAACTCAGCACAGGAATAACGGGAACCCTACATAATGGGCACAATAGGTGTATTCCTGCAGAGATTGTGGGAGCTGCTTATAATAGGACAGGAAATCCTCAGACTGAGAAACAGAAAGTGCAGGAATTCTGGTGCACTGAAGGTAtgcagacctaggaactcagcaCGGGGATAGTGGGAAATCTTCACAAAAGGAACTGCAAACGTGCAGAACTGGGAACTCAATGGGTAAAAATGGGTACAGCAaatgtacagacctaggaacagTGCAGGAAGTGAGAAAGTACTGCTCCCAATAGAATgcataatgcataaaaaatgcataaagtgTCCATTCCAAATGGTGTTGGCTCTAAAAAATGGACACAGCATGTGTGCAGGTCCAGGAGCCAAGTTGTAACCCGGCAGTGGCTTCACCCAACTAGGGCTTATGTAGTGCAAGTGGGACTGCATTTGGGATTAACTTGTGCTATATTATCTGCAAGGTACTGTCTGCATCAGACTAGTGAAAGGGTCTCATGGTGTCTCTATTGACAATACAAAATCTCTATAATTACTGGAATAATTTTGGTGAAACTTCATACGTTTAAGTGTTATCTCCTTTGATATTACCCAGTACCCAGATCAACATTGGTTGGGTCCATTTAAAAAACTCAGATTCAGGCAACAGTCAGATGCATTGGAAGCCAACTAGGGAAAGACTATCAGAAGTTTACAAGTTAACAAATATTCAAGGCCAGTCTATGGTGTATCCTTGACTTTCCTAACTGAATCTCTCAGCAACATATCATGGGATGCTACTGATCACACTATAGTAGATTTGTGCATtacaacaataaaagaaaacaagtaaaGGTAAATTAATGAGATATCTTCAAAATGCAAACGCATAGTGTATAGAGACCAAACCAAGATTGATTACCTACCTctaattttattttgtcctgTAGGTCACTTTAAAGGAGACATATTGATTGATGTCAGCTTGGGTCCAGCCATTCACCATCTCTATTCAGCACTGggatatttcaaaaatattattcttctaAGGTCTAGTGACCATTGTATTTTAGAAGTGAAAAAATGGCAGAACAGCAGAACTGGAGCAATTGATTGGTCGCATACATCCGCCCTTGCTAATGAGATAgcagaaaaaaggtgaaaaatctTCTGGTTTAGGCTGAATGATAACTTCTGATAAATTGGTACCACTGGGAAGGGAAACCAACATTTCTTTAATAactaaaataagcatttttaggTTTGTGACAATTACTTTGAACCAAATGTTAATATTGTATGGAAAAAATGTGTCCtcataatgtaatttaaatggtAATATAGTAAACTAAATGTTACCAAAACTTAGGAAAATCAAACATAGGGAGggagcagggggggggggggggtaaagcaGGAGATGGAGGagacaatagaaaagaaaaaaaaggcagaggaGGAAAAGCGAGTGTTTAGAATGTAAGGACAGCAGAGGAGGGGAttgaaggtgaaaataaaaataggtaagGGAAAAGAGAACGAAACAATGAGAAGAGTGACACAGTAAATTATTAGCCAACTTAGACCTAATATGCCCAATGCCTCACGTAAAATCTGTTGGACGTTGTATTTGacattgtggtgtttttttattttagtgaccaATGTGAGAACAAGGAAATATTACTCAGGACAGCAATAACACAAGTTGTAAAATTTGATCCTAACCAGGAGAATCTCACAGACCCTCTGGTGCTACCCCAAGCTGACTGCCTGGTGTTGGGCTGTTCTCTGGAAGCCATTAGCAAAGACCTTGAAGATTTTGTGAAAAACTTGAGGAAATTCTCAAAGCTTTTAAAAGCCGGTGGAAACTTGCTGTTTTATGGAGTTTTAAATGGCACATTCTTTGAAGTTGGTGGTGTTAGGTTCCATGTTGTAAAGTATAATGAAAGCAACTTGAGAACAGCACTCAGTAGTGAGGGGTTCGTTGTCAGTCATTTGGAGGTTACTCAAAGAAGGGCTGAGAGTAATCTGTGTGATTTTCAGTCCATGGTGTTTTGCACAGCTTATAAAGAAAATACTGTTTAGGTAACAATCAAACAAATTTCAACATGCCACTTGTATAATGTTAAATTGTGGAGCAGGTCCTGTGGACAGAGGATACTAACTACAGATCTCCCTCCAATGCAGTCATTTTAGCTTAACGTTTTTGGCAGGCTTCTAGAGATACAAAAGCCTTGAAAATGTGGTATCCTAAAAAGTATATTAACAGCCTTAATGATTGTTTGAGCTAATAAAAAggagaatattttaaatattcagtttctAGAACTTTTATTTGTGGTGCTTGCCCCAACTTACCCCACGTTTTGAAGATGCTTTGTGAGCAGTAAAGAATTAAATGCCAAGAACTTTTCTAAAAGATTACCACCACATCTGATTTGATTCACTATTAACACAGATCTACACTGTGGTTTAGTCTTTGTGCAATAATGAATTGATGATTTACAGCACCTAAAGAGATACAGATATGACTGGCCCAGGATGTGTTCCCGCCTTGGGCTGTGTGGTAGATGGTGTTGGGTAAAGGGGGACCTTTTCTCCAATGGTGAAGAGTTTCTTCTTCTTCCAATTTGGGGGCTTTACTCTCAGTATGACAACTGGTTTATTCTGTTTATCAGAAATGCTAGCAGGGATTTCTGCATGATTTGGGGCTGGAAACAGGTTGCTTTTAATATAGAGGAATCCTTGAAAAACttttaagtcttcagggaaccccaggtATAGTTAGTATATagctcacagctcacagtatattattgtggtggtgaGTGGGAATAATtggtcttacattgctggccaatgggaagaatgtctcccttacagatagccaaaattatcattggtgtcacctaaactaacctgagaggcagaaactgcTCAATGCCCAAGGTACCCCaagtaacctttggaggaaccctggtacgCTGGGTTAGTGTCTTGAAGACTGTGAAGTATAGCAAATATGCAGATACAGTAAGTGTCGGGGTAAGTATCTCTAAAGTTGTTTAGAAAGTGTCAGAAATTTATTGCACTTTTGTCATTTTCATATCACTATACAAAGCTGTAACAAAAATGAATCCAATATAATGCACATCCCTTATTGAAATCATACAACACTGATATTCTGGAGTTATAGGAAATCAGAAGCAATAAACAaggaaaattgaataaaataaatatttcatataattacAGCAATAGCTTCCAGCACAGTAGCTGACATTATTTGTGAGGCGTTGTGTCAGTGTTTTGAATTGACTTTTAATGATAAGGTCAGGAGCTGGCTATAGTGTGACCATGTCAGTGAATACCTGTCCACATTTGACACTTACTTATTTGatccaaaaagaaaatttgaGGAGAACAAAACGAAGGCAAGAATTTCAAATTccaatttacataaatgttttgtctaaaatacctttatatatacttgaatatttaTGGATCCACATAAAACAacagtgtaaggccctggtcatcATCAGTCCTCACCAGACAGCAGTCCCCCACCTCAGTCTTCACCTTTAGGGAAGGACAAGTCTGGGGATGGCCTTGCAACAagtcaggagcccacagataaagcaataccaagattccaacagagccaagtacAGAATACAGAGTAgaagtcatacacagaatatccatccaccgaatgaagtacacaggggcaaaacacaagcagagtcagggtcacaagcaaaaggtcggtccaggctgcatacaaacgataggtcaggaacaggcaaggtcaacaacaataaatcagacgAAACACATTTAGCACAGATTAGCCCAcctatacactacaacaggcccTGGGGACTGGAATCAGAGAGGCTATGAGgagatgctgagaagttcctggctttgcccaagaagaagagagccagagttatgaaatatcacatttattcaacatattcccccctgagactgatgtacttggtacagcatagttgcagcttttctaaaccaTTCAaacaaaagtcctttggttgggccacaaaccagctctaaGCAGAATTGTtcacgtcagaaatgtcctcaaaacgttgccccttcaggtgtttcttcaaattctggaacagataatagtccgaaggggccaggtgaGGTGAGTTGGGGGGGTGgatcaattggaaacccagggtgatcaatttggcagccacaacgttagaCGTGTTTCCAggtgcattttcctgcaaaaaaagatcccCTCTTTGATCAAATTTCCAcggtgttttgtcttaattgcctccttcagctggtttAGGAGGTTAGCATAACACTGTCCAGTGAtaatagagccctgaggtaggtaatccaccaacagaataccgtcttcgTCCCAGAAActgacaccatgacttttttggccaatttctgagttcggaacttcttcagccacaGGGACCTGCTTTgtcgccattcctttgactgttccttggtttcaggatcatagatgtggagccaggtttcatcctcagtcactaacctagccaaaaagtcctgtgcagcctcaaaatgggccaaaatggctttgaatgcttcaacttgttccttcttctgatcactgttcaaacatttcggcacccacttctctgaaagctttCAAATGTCttggatagtggtgataacaaacccaacacgctcccgtgcaAATTATCTTGCCTATCTTTTTTGCAGGTATTTGCTGGTCTTCAATAAtgagctcatggacagcatcgcaggttgacgggtcagttgaggttgggaggCGCTTACTGCGGGGCTCAACTACAACAATAAAATGCTccgtcttgaaacaagatattcaGCTTTTAACAGTTCTGTAGGAAGAACACTTCtaccccagtgtttgtgacatctcagtgtgaatgtcctttgctgactttccctggagaaacaaaactttcatgatggcctgtaactTTCTGATGTGTTTATCACTAGGGTGGTGGTAGAAAAATTACTCTTTTGCAACAGGAACAGGTACCGAAACAGGTCACAAATTCAGGATTGGTTAATTTTAATGAATGACATCAGCTCCACATTGGTGGAACCAAAACAGCAACGACTTGCAACTTTCAATGATCTGTACTTCAATATTGTAGCTCCTTCAGAATGAATAAACTTTGTATATCATCACTTAACTAGAGTACCTTATGAGCTCTTGTTTTCTGTGATTCATACAAGCTACTAGGTCTCAATTTCCTGAATGAATGGAATAGTGTCTGCAAACAGAATAGGTGATTGAGAATCTGTGCCTCCAGAGAAAGGGGTTATGAGTGTGGCAGAGGAAGCAAAGGTACCCTGGTTCAAAGGTAATGCACCATGTTCACTGTCTTCTTCTGCCGGTTGTGCTTTAGATAATAAATGTTCCAGTCAGTCCACAGTCTGGCAGAAATCCAGCTCTTGCCACATACATGATGGTGCCATTTTCTGTCTATTATTACCAGTGGTGGTGTGCTTTGTATTGATGCCAGTGCCCCCTCTCCTTCTGTTGCCCAAAGTTTGATGAATTCTTCATCCAGACCCAAGATGTTAAGTTTAAGCCAAAGATCAAGTAATGTCTCTTTGCAGCTTGATTCCATTGCCAGTCTTATTTTAACCCAGTTATAACATTTTCAAAACTAGCAGACTGTTTAGCAACAcgtttacatatttaaatgccCATGTGTAACCGGGAAtcatttctgtaattttattcCATTAACagtcaaaatgtaaaagaaggtGGTTCATTTTATGAGCAACAATGAAACAGAGTAGAGATGAATAAAGGTtataaaagaagagaagaggaataGAGAGGAGAACACAGTGAAAGCATAAGAGGCTAAGAGAATGAACCAAGGAGAAGTATATAGAAGATAATGAGCCTTTTGCCTGCCTTTAGTCTATAGATAAAGTGCATTTGATAATTATATTATCAGTAAAATCAGTAAAAGACTGTTGGATGTGCCAAAATTTAAGAAACTTAAGACATTTCAGAAACTCTCCCTCATTCTTTTTGCAGCAACTCATATACTAAAAatctactttaaaagaaaaacaactaaaaacCACAAGAACATCAATAAGTTCTCAAAATTtctgaagctttaataaattaatgttatatatattgaaagctaaaacaaatttattctacTCCATTATTGCTCACATTGCTATCAGCTGAAACTGCAAAGTCAACCAAGGAAAAGTCACACTCTGATAATATTAATCTGCATGCATTAATACTGactacagaaacaaataaaaatcatgtaCTCGGTACCAACATGACTTCAGACTGCCAAGGATCCCTCTAAAGGAGATACAATATAACATGATGGATCCTGCCAAGAATAAGATCTACCATGTAGATGGATTTCACTCTAGGACTTTTCTTGAGACTTATTGtgccaataaacctggaataacCCTTGAAGAGGGAAGTATTAAACTGATCATTGAGGAGCTTCATTACTTTTTTAAGTTTGGTATGTATGCTTAAACCTGGATACATACAAGTCCTACTTCATGCAAGTCTAATCATGTTCATGAAATTACATGGAATTATGTTGTTTGAAATCCTTTAAATAATGTACAGATGTCATTAAAATGTAATCTGACCATGTAGGTACTTATCCAGGCACTTCTTGTTATAGGGTAACAACTTCCAACTTTCGATTTGGAATCCTATGTTTCATCTTGTTTTATGCTCTCCTGCTGGAGAATACATTCTTCCCAGCTTGTGTAGTTTTCTCTGGAGGGAGTTCATGAGCACAGGAGGAGATTGAATAAGGCTAGTGGAGATCAGTTGCAGTGAgattcaaaaaaagtaaaatcgtAATGGAAAAGGAAACATGGTGATTGCTTTTGCTGCCctagcaaacaaaatgtattacattttgagATAACTTCTGCTTTAGTGACATATTGGAAACTGTTGTAGGGAGATTAAATGTAGGAGAAGCAGGTGTGGTATATGGAGAAAATAGGCGATCTCATTACTCTGCAATGAAGCACATGCAATAAGGTTCAGAAAGGCAGTGATGTTTTGGGGGGTAGTCGCCACTTCTTCATGCCCTGCAACACCAGAAAAGAAGAAACACCATTTCACTACAGGTTTACTGCCATATACAGTTTGTAATTAGCAATTAGAGTTACCGTTGGCTGGTGGTATTCATGCACCCCCAGTGTATAATAAAAGGGCAAACTTCCCGAGTGGTTAGTAGTGTAAATGTAAGTAAAAGAGATATCATGTCCCAAAGGCCACATTATAATTTAACCGGAGGCCACATTCCAAATATTTACCAAACTTTCAATGGTAGAGGTTTTTGTTGATGGGCATATGCTATACGCGGAGTTTGGTTgtagacacagacagcaattgcTACAGGGAAATGTGGGGACTGTGAGGACCTTTTGGGTACTTCCACCCCTTCTTCATATGGCATTGGTCCCGGAATACTTGTATCCCTTGCTGCTATTTCGTGCATGTCCAAGGAACCAGAAGATTGTACCCTGAATTGCGCTTATGTCTCACATAAATCCTGAAGAAGTAAACACAATCATCCACGAAACATGTCAAGTTCAAAATGAGACAATATTGCCATGAAGCTTTTtgagctattttgtattttttattgatataaataaagCTGCTGGCATTTTAGAAATTGTTGATACTGttattaataattgttattttaaagcCCCAAATGTCCTCCTTTTCTTCCCTTTGGGGTATTGTT of the Pyxicephalus adspersus chromosome 11, UCB_Pads_2.0, whole genome shotgun sequence genome contains:
- the LOC140341361 gene encoding nicotinamide N-methyltransferase-like, with product MEPSSYKLYHVHGCHSGDFFDNYFCNKPEMPFGHESLRYPMEKFHGAFSTGHFKGDILIDVSLGPAIHHLYSALGYFKNIILLRSSDHCILEVKKWQNSRTGAIDWSHTSALANEIAEKSDQCENKEILLRTAITQVVKFDPNQENLTDPLVLPQADCLVLGCSLEAISKDLEDFVKNLRKFSKLLKAGGNLLFYGVLNGTFFEVGGVRFHVVKYNESNLRTALSSEGFVVSHLEVTQRRAESNLCDFQSMVFCTAYKENTV